AGAGCCGCTTGTCGGTGTCGGGTTCGATCGATGCGGTTCCCCGGCCGCGGACGCCCTTGTAGGGCGCGTCGTTGGTCGACACCTCGAACGCGACTTCGGGGTCGTTGCGGAGGTACTCGACGACGGCCGCGTCGGCACTCGTCGCACAGCGGAGTTCGGGCGTCGCCGCGGCGTCTTCGCCGGCAGTTGCCGCCTCGTCGACCGGCGCTGCGACGCCGACAGCACCGTCTCTCTCGTCGGCGTCGACCCACGCGAACCACAGCGAGAGCATCCAGAGGTGCCCACTGGGCGTGTGGCACCCGAGGCGGACGGGAACGCGCGCCGCGTCGAGGAACGCTCCCACCTCTTCCACGGACCAGGGACCGGTGACGTGCATACCCGGGTTTGGGAGTCCCCCCGCAAAAGCGCGCGGGCCGACTCCGTCGGATCAGACGGCCGGCAGCGCCGACCGGGAGGAGCGCCGTCGGGCGCGCGAACAGACAGATAATTCACGCTCGACGGCACATACGGGAGTATGACCGACTACTTCGAGATCCACGGGCGCGACGGGGCCGCCCGGCTCGGGGAACTCCGGCTCTCGGATCCGCTGACGACGCCCGCGCTCGTCGACGACAGCATCGACGACGGCGGCAGCCTCTGGACGGGGGAGCGGGACGTCCCCAAGGGGTATCGAGAGATCCTGACGGTGCTTCCCCACCGTGCGTTCCCGGCCGGGACCGACGAGCGCGTGCAGGAGACGTTCGCCGTCGACTACCCCGACGTGGACTACCCGAGCGCGGCGGTCGTGACCGCCGAAACCGCCGCAGACTACGGCTCCGACGCCTACGTGCTCTCGGACGCACAGGGGTTCGTCGGCCACGCCGCTGCGTTCCGCGAGGAGATCATCGCCGCGCGGGAGGCGCTCCCCGCCGACACGGCGCTGTATCTCTCCGGCGTCGCGACGCCGCGAAACGCCGCGACGCTGGTGTACGCCGGCGTCGACCTCCTCGACGCGAAGCGGGCGCGCGTCCGCGGTCTGGAGGGCTTCTATCTCACCTCGGAGGGCGAGTACTTCCTCGAGGATCTGGAGGAACTGCCGTGCACCTGTCCGGCGTGCCAGGGCAAGCGTCTCGATATCGATCCCGACGCGGCCGACACCAACGCCGCGCGCGCCGCCGCGTTCGACCGCGAGGACTGCGCCGACCACAACGAGTACGCGCTGGAGTCAGAACTGGCGACGATTCGCCGACGGATCCGCGACGGCCGCCTCCGCGACTACGTCGAGGGACAGGCGCGGCACGACCAGTGGCTCACGGCGGCGTTCCGCGAGTTCGATCAGCAGTACGAGTACCTCGAGGAGCGCACGCCGGTCATCCGCGACACCGAACTCACGGCGGCGACCGAAGACACGCTCCGACGCGTGGAGATCCAGCGCTTCGCGGAACGGGTGACCGAGCGATACCGGAACCGGTTCGACAATCCGCTCGTGCTCGTGCCGTGCTCGGCGACGAAGCCGTACAGCGAATCGCAGAGCCACGCGCAGTTCCACGACGCGATTCAGTACCGCGGCCATCAGGTCTCGATGACCTCGCCCATCGGCGTCGTCCCGATGGAACTGGAACTCACTTACCCCGCCCAGCACTACGACGCCGTCGTGACGGGCCGGTGGTCCGAAGACGAGAAATCCTTCGTCGCCCGCGTGCTCCGGCGGTACCTCGAACGCAACGAGTACCCGCGCGTGATCGCACACGTCCCCGACGAGGGATACCGCGACATCGTCGAGCGCGTCGAGGCCGACGTCGACCTCGACTTCGAGTACACCGTCGAAGAGCACCCGACGGCGACGGAGTCGATCGCGAACCTGATGTCGGCGCTCGACGGCGATCTGAAGTACGGGAAACGGAAGCGTCAGCACAACACGATACGAGCGCTCGCGGACTATCAGTTCGGCCCCGACGCCGGCGACGACCTGTTCGCGGACGTGGAGCTGCGAACCACGAGCCGCTACCCCAAACTCCAGGTCCGAGACGGGGGCAGCGAGGGCGACGACGGCGGTCCTGGCGAGCAACTCGCGACGATGGTCCCCCAGTACGGCGTGCTCTCGTTCACGCTCGCCGGCGCGCGCGTCTGGGCCGAGTCGGACGCGCCGACGAAGCGCGTCGAAATCGACGAGTTCGTCCCGCACGGCAGCGTCCTCGCGCCGGGCGTCGTCGACGCCGACGCTGACATCCGGGTCGGCGACGAGGTCGTCGTCGAGGGGCCGAAGGCCTTCGCGGTCGGCCGCGCGCAGATGTTCGGCTCGGAGATGGTCGAGTCGACGCGCGGCGAAGCGGTGCAGGTCCGACACGTCGAGGAACTGTAGTCGTCCCGGATCCGGCGGGGGTTTCCCGAGGGAACCTCCGATCCTCGACCGCGCCGATCACCCTCACGTCGGCGTCGATAGCCAGTCCCGCCGGAGAGGGCCGTATCGCCCCCGAGAACGGTACCGCTCGACAAGACGAGAGTATTTACCCGACGGGGACGCTATCGCGAGTGATGTCGGACTCCGGGCTCTCTGCGGGTACCGCGCGAAAAGAGCTGTACGAAGTGATGCGGCTCGATCTCCCGTTCGAGGAGAAGGCGACACGGGCGCTCTCGGTCGGCGAACGCTTTCTGGGCGTCGACAACGGTCACGTGACGCGTATCGATCCCGAGAGCAACTACTGGCAGGCGGTCGCCAGCACGGACCCGCCAGACGGGTCGTTTCCAGCGGGGTTGGTAACCGACTTCGACGCGACGTACTGTCGGCGAGCGATCGAGAGCGGCGGTTCGCTCGCGCTTTCGGACGCGCCCGAAGCGGGGTGGGGTGACGACCCGGCCTTCGAGGCGCACGGACTCCACTGTTATCACGGCACCCCGCTCGTCGTCGACGGCGACCTCTACGGGACCGTCTGCTTCGTCTCCGAGGCACCCAGAGAACGGCCGTTCAGCGAGGTCGAGACGACGTTCGCGGAACTCCTGGCGCGGATGCTGGAGCGCGAACTCGAACGGCGACAGATGACGGCGACGATCGAGCGCTACGAGGAGTTTGCGAGCGTCCTCTCGCACGACCTCCGAAACCCGCTGAACGTCGCCCAGGGACGCGTCGACCTCGAGCGGAGCGAGCGGGAGAGCGAGAACCTGGCGGTCGTGGCACGGTCGCTGGATCGCATCGAATCGATCATCGCCTCGGTTCTCAGGGTGGCGCGGGAGGGGCGCGACATCGACGCGACGTCGGTCGTCTCGCTGTCGACGCTTGCCGAGCGGTGCTGGGAGTCGATCGATGTCGCCGACGCGACGCTCGTCGTCGACGAGGAGTTCACCTTCCGCGCCGACGCCGAGCGGGTCCGCGGCATCTTCGAGAACCTGTTTCGGAACGCGGTCGAACACGGCGGCGACGACGTCACGATCCGGGTGGGTCCGCTCGACGGCGGCGAGGGGTTCTACGTCGAAGACGACGGGCCGGGGATCCCGGAGTCCGACCGCGAGACCGTCTTCGACCCCGGCTACACGACTGGCCGGGAGGGCGTCGGCCTGGGGCTGTCGATCGTCGAGGGCGGCGTGGAAGCGCACGGCTGGCGCATCGAGGCGACCGACGCCGAGACCGGCGGGGCCCGCTTCGAGATCAGAGACGTCATCCCGGCCTGAGCGTCTCGCCTCGCCCGGGCCGTCGCCGGGCAGAAGTCGGCAGCGGAGCCTTTTGTCGTCGGCGTCTGTGAGAAGCGGTATGGTACTCCTTTCTGTCGGGGTCGCCGTCGGCGTGGTTACCGTCCTCGTGGGCGTGAGCGCGTTCTTTTCGAGCAGCGAGACGGCCATCTTCACGCTCCCTGAATCGTGGTTCGAGTCGTCCTCGTCCTCGGACGACGCCCGGTTCGCGACGCTTCGGGGGCTCCGAGACGACCCGCATCGACTGCTGGTGACGCTTCTGGTCGGGAACAACGTCGTCAACGTGGCGATCGCGAGCATCACCACGCTGGTCTTCACCGAACACCTGCCGGCCGGGGTCGCCGTGTCGGCGTCGACCGTGGTCGCGAGCGCAGTCGTCCTGATATTCGGCGAGATCGTCCCGAAGTCTTACGGCCTGGGCCACGCCGAATCCTGGGCGCTCAGCGTCGCCCGGCCGATCCAGGTCGTCGGGCGAGTCCTCCTCCCGCTCGTGGTGCTTTTCGACTGGATCACGCGACAGTTGAACGACGCCATCGGCGGCGAACCGCGGATCGAAAAGACGCACGTCGACGAGTGACGCGGGGAGTCGCAATCGCGTCCGCGCGCCGTCGGCGGAACGTTGATTTCGCGGCGGCGAGTATCTCGAACGGATGAGACAGTCGTTCCTTACCGATTTCCGCAACCCGGAACATACCGGCGAAAACCGCTGTTGGCCGTGTACCGCGGTCAACGTCGCGATCGTCGGCGTCGCCTCGGCGGTGCTGTTCCCGGTCTCGCCGGTCCTGTCGGTCGTGGCCGCGGCAGTCGGGCTGCTTCTCGTCGTCGTCCGGGGATACGTGATCCCGGGTACGCCCCGGTTCGCGCCGCGCCTCGTCGCGCGGCTCCCCGGCGGCGACGCGCTGTTCCACGACGCCCCCGAGGAACCGTCCGGGTCGCTGAGTCCCGACGGGGGCGCGTCAGAGTCGGACCGCGCGGTCGGCGGCGGGGAACCCGCGGGTGACGACCCGCCCGGCCACGCCGACGAGTCGGCCGAGTCGCCGGACCGCGGCGTGCTCCTCGAACGACTCGTCGAGGCGGGCGTACTCGACGACGACGGGGAGCGGGTCGCGCCGACCGCGGCGTTCGAGGAGCGGTGGCACGCGGAGATGGCCGAACTGCGCGACGCGGATACCGAGGCCTTGGCCGATGCAGCCTTGGAGATCTCGCCGGCGACGGAGTCGCACGCGGTTCGACAGGACGGCCAAGAGTGGGTGGCGCTCTCGTCGGGTGCCGAGCACGCGATCGAGGAGACGTGGCTCACCCGACCGATCGCCATCGCGGAGATCGGCGGCGGCCGCGCGGCCGCGGACTTCGTCGACGACGACGAGACCGCGCTCGCGGCGGCACAGACGTGTCGGATGTTCCTGGAAGACTGCCCCGACTGCGGGACCGAACTCGAACGCGGGGACGACGCGTCCTGCTGCGGCGGGTATCACGGCTCCGGTGGGGTCCCCTCGGAGACGCTCTTTTGCCCGTCCTGTGAGGCCCGGGTCTACACTTTCGAGTGAGGTCCGGCGGAGCGCTTCCAAGTAGGACCCAACGGAACGTCTCCGGGTAGGACCCGACGGAGCGTCTCCGAGTGGGATCCCACGGAACCCCGCCGCTATCCGATCCGCTACGCCGACTGTCCGTACAACCGCGCTTCGTAGGGGCCGAGTTCCAGCGGCCCGTTCGGCTCGGCGGCGACGTCGTCGTAGTTGCCGCAGAGTAGCGAGGCCTCGGCGTCCAGCGCGTCGAGGTCGGCGGTCGCGGCGCTGTCCGAGAAGTTTATGACGACGACGACCTGGTCGTCGTCCAGCGTCCGCGTGTACACGAACAGTTGCTCGTCGTCGGGGCGGTGGATGTCGTAGCTCCCGTAGACGAGCGCCTCCCGCTCCCGCCGGAGGTCGATGAGCGCCTCGTAGAAGGAGAGCACCGACGGCGTGCGTTCGCGCTCGCTGGCGACGTTGATGTCGGCGTAGTTCTCGTTGACCGGGATCCACGGCTCGCCGTCGGTGAACCCGGCGTGGGCCGTGTCGTCCCACTGCATCGGCGTCCGCGCGTTGTCGCGGGTGCGGTGCTCGACCACGTGCCGGATCGACTCGTAGTCCGCGACGGCCCCGGCCGCGATCAGTTCCCGGACGTTTCGGACCGTGTCCACGTCGCTGATGTCGTCGAGGCTCTCGAAGGTGCCGTTCGTCATCCCGATCTCCTGGCCCTGGTAGACGAACGGCGTCCCGCGGAGCGTCAGGAGGATCGTCGCGAGCGCCGTCGCCGACTCGTAGCGGTAGCGCTCGTCGTCGCCGAACCGGGAGACCGAGCGGGGCTGGTCGTGGTTCTCGAAGAACAGGCTGTTCCAGTCGAGGCCGCCCTGCCAGCGGTCCAGCGTCTCCTTGAGATCGAGGAGGTCCCAGTCGCCGACGTCCCAGCGCCCCCGTTCGCCGAAGTCGAGTCCGACGTGCTCGAAGTGGAAGACCAGGTCGAGCGGGCCGTCGGGAGCCGTGTACCGCCGCGCGTGCTCGAGGTCGAGATTCGGCATCTCGCCGATGGCGACGGCGTCGGTGCCGGCGAACACGTTCTCGTGAATCTCGTCGAGGTACTCGAAGATCCGGGGCCCGTTGACGAAGTGTTCGCTCCCGGTCCAGTCGTTGCTGGGGTCGCCGTCGGGGAGGCCCTCGGCCTTCGAGAGCAGGTTGACGACGTCCAGTCGGAACCCGTCGATTCCCTTCTCCAGCCACCAGTTCATCGTGTCGGCCATCGCGTCGCGGACGTCCGGGTTCCGCCAGTTGAGGTCGGGCTGGCTCACGTCGTAGAGGTGGAGGTACCACGCCTCGCGCTCGGCGTCGTACTCCCAGGCTGACCCGCCGAAGAACGATTCCCAGTTGTTCGGCGGCTCGTCGGGGTCGCCGTCGCGCCAGATGTAGTAGTCGCCGTACTCGCCGTCCGGCTCCGATCGCGACCGCTGGAACCACTCGTGGTCGGAGGACGTGTGGTTCGGGACCATATCCATCACGAGTCGGATGTCCCGTGCGTGGAGTTCCTCGAGCAGTCGGTCCCAGTCGTCCATCGTCCCGAACTCGGGGTAGATCGCGCGGTAGTCGCTGACGTCGTAGCCGTTATCGCGCTGCGGGGACTGATACACCGGGTTGAGCCAGACGCAGTCGACGCCGAGTCGTTCGAGGTGATCGAGACGGTCGATGACGCCCGGCAAGTCCCCGAACCCGTCGCCGTCGGCGTCGCTGAAGCTCTTCGGATAGATCTGATAAACGACCGCTTCCTTCCACCAGGTGCGTTCTGTCATAGTTGGGAGGTGTAGACGGGGATCCGACGGTCCCCCCGGCGTCCGTCTCGTCGACGAGTGCGCGGGCCGGACGCGAAGTCGCGTCGGTCCGCCGAGCCGCCCGGCGAACAGCGAGCGTGAGCGAGGGAGTCGCCGCCGGATCCCGTTCGTCGTCTCCGATTCCGCCCGTTCCGTATTAACCGTTGTGAGAACTACCCGGCGGCGAGTTAATAATTCGTCGACGGCGGCGGATGGGTTGCGTTTTTATTCGGTGGCGAAGTAATCTCGGTATGGTTGCGACGCCGGTTCGCGTCGGGTTTGTCGTCGACGGCGGCCCGAGCGATCGACAGGAGGCCGCGAGAGCGTGGGCGAGCGCCCGATATCGACTCGACGTGATCGGGACCGACGACCTCGCTCCGTCGATGCCCTACGACGTGATCTGGTGGCACACGGACGAGGAACTGCTCGACATCGACGCGACCGTCGCGAGGGCGCTCGAGGAGTACGTCCGCGGCGGCGGCGGCCTCCTCCTCGGCCTCCGGGCGGTGAGCGCGGTCGAACCGCTCGGGATCGATTCGGTCGCGCCGGACGCCGTCGGCACGAGGAGCGTGTCCGCCCCGACCGGGTTGCTGTGGCGGTCCGTGTACGACGACCACCCCGCAGTCGAGGGATTCGACGGCTTGCGGATCCCGATCGCGGACCACGGGACGGTCCCCTTCGCGCGGTACGAGTCGGTCCTCCCCGCGGAGGGCGAGGTGCTCGCTTCGACCGTCGAGGGCGAGCACGACCGCCCCGTGCAGACGTCGGTGGTCTCGTGGCACCACGGCGACGGCGCGGTGCTTGGAGCCAGCACGCTGGCGTTCAGGGCCGATCCGGCGCCGGAGTACGCCGCGAACCGCGACCGCGTCGCCGAGGGCTTCGTCGAGTCGCTGGCGGCCGGCCCCGACCCCCGGTTCGACCGTCCCACCGACCGGGCCGGCTTCGAACGCCTCCGCGCGCGCCTCCGCGACGACCCGCACCGACCGCGGTACCACGTCACGTCGCCGGCGAACTGGATCAACGACCCGAACGGGCTCATCGAGCACGAGGGACAGTACCACGTGTTCTACCAGTACAACCCGGCCGGTCCCTACCACCACGCGATCCACTGGGGCCACGCCGTCAGCGACGATCTCGTCCACTGGCGGGACGAACCGCTCGCGCTCGCGCCCTCGCCCGACGGCCCCGACCGCGACGGCTGCTGGTCGGGGTGTGCGATCGACGACGGGGGGGCGCCGACCCTCCTGTACACCGGCGGGCGCGGGCGCAGACAGCTCCCCTGTCTGGCGACCGCGACAGACGGGTCGCTCCGGTCCTGGATCAAGGACACGGAGAACCCGATCATCGAGGAGGCGCCGACCGACATCGACGTCCTGGAGACCGAACACTGGGAGGCCGAGTTCCGGGATCACTGCGTCTGGCGCGAGGACGGCCTGTGGCACCAGATCATCGGGTCGGGCGTCACCGGCGTCGGCGGGACGGCGTTACACTACACCGCCGAGAACCTCCGCGATTGGACGTACGAAGGACCGCTGCTGGTCGGTGAAGGGCCGGACGCCGGGGCCGTCTGGGAGTGTCCGGAGCTGCTGCGGCTGGGGGAGAAAGAGCTCCTGCACGTCTCCAACTACGAGACGGTACTGTACTTCGTCGGCGAGCGCCGCGACGGCGGGTTCGAGGTGGAGTCGCGGGGGGTACTGGATCACGGCGACTTCTACGCCCCGCAGTCGATGCGGGTGGACGACGGCTACCTGACCTGGGGGTGGCTCCCGGAGGCCCGCGACGACGAGACCCAGTGGGACGCCGGCTGGTCGGGGGCGCTGTCGGTGCCGCGGCGTATCGAAATCGACGAGTCCGGGGAACTCAGGCAGCGTCCGGCGGCGGAACTGACCGCGTTGCGGGGAACGCAGTACGTCGATGGAACGTCTCGGTCACTCCGCGACGAGCGCCAGGAGCTCCCCGCCAGCGGCCGGGCCCTGGAGCTGACGGCGACGATTTCGCTCCGCGACGCCGACGCCGTGACGCTGTCGGTCTTCGAGTCGCCGGACCGGCGAGAGCGGACCGAGATCAGGTACACGGCCGCGAACGAACTGATCGTGGACCGGTCGAACGCCAGCGAGGACCCGCGAGTGCAGAGCGACGAGCAGCGGCTGGAAGTCACGCCGTACGACGAACCGCTGTCGCTGCGGTTGTTCCTCGACGGCTCCGTGATCGAGGCGTTCGTCAACGACCGCCACTGCCTGACGAGTCGCGTCTACCCGACGCGGGACGACAGCACCGGGGTCGCGGTCGAAGCCGCGGGCGGGCGCGCCGAAATCACCGACCTGTCGGTGTGGGAACTCGAGGACGCGTGGTCGGCGAGCGAGGACCGCGCGCCGCGATCGACGGCCCCGACGCGATAAGAGCGGGGATTGCGCCGAATTGCCGCGCTACGTCGAGTAGCTGCCGTACGATCCCGGGGACTCGATCCACGTCTCGCCCGTACCGCCGTCGGTCGCCGAATCGTCGCGGTCGACGTACTCGGCGTCCCGGAAGTCGCGTCGGGCCGACGGCCCGAGCGGTCCGTCCTCGTCCTCGGGGACGGGTCCGGCGGGGTCGTCGACGTCGAAGCCCGGCAGCGACTCGTTCAGCGTCGGGATGTGCCAGTGATCGAGCGTGCCGAGCACTCGCGTGCGGTCGCCGTCGACGGTGAGGCGGATCGTCGGGCCCAGGGTCCCACCGAACCGGCGTCGCTGTTCGCGCTCCGTGAGGTGCGCGATCTCGTCGAGGGAGTCGCCGGCGAAGTCGAAGTAGTTGAAGAAGCTCTCGACGAGGATCTCCTCGTGGTGGGGGAACGCCATCCACGAGTACGCCTGGAACGGGGCGTTGTGGGGGTTCGTGACTACCAGTCCGGACTCGTTCAGCGGTCGGTAGGGCCCGCCTAGGGAGTCGGCCACGAAGCCGTAGAGCGCGTCGTACCCGTCGAGTCCCGGCGCGAACGTGTGCATATGGCTGGAGACGAAGAGGTAGTACCGACCCTCCCAGTGGACCACGTGCGGCCGTTCGAGTTCCTGGTTGGTACAGATGCTCTCGAGGATCGGCGGGCGGAGTTCCCACTCCATCGGATCGCCCGAGGGCGACACCGCGACGCCGACGGCCCCGTTGAACTCCTGCAGCGCGGCGTCGCCGCCGCAGCGGTCGCTGCCCTCCGGGACCGGCGCGTTGGCCTCGAACAGCAGGCAGACCTCGCCCGTCTCGGGGTCCTCGTAGAACCACGGATCGCGGAAGGTGTAGATCATCCCGCGAGACTGCGATTCGGTCTCGTACCACTCGCCGTCCGGCCTGAGAAGTTCCCGGTGCGTCCACGGACCGTCGACCGAGAGCGACGATTCGGTCGTCGTGATCGTCCCGCCGGAGGCCCCCACGAGGCGCTGCGTGTACGTGAGTTCGGACGCGGTCTCCGTTCCCGCGGCGGTGTAGTAGAGGTAGACGTCGCCGTCGTCGTACAGCGCCGACCCGGCCCACTGCCGCTGACCGAGGGCGTCGTCGGCGAACACGGGACCGCCGTCGTGCCACTGCCGGCCGTCGCGGGAGTAGAAATACCGGATCCGAGCCACGTCGTGACGCTTGCCCGGGAGGAGGTCGCTGGGGGCCGTGAGCGAGAACACGACGCGCCAGCCGTCGACGTCCGCCAGCCGTCCGTGTCGGTCCCGCAGCAGCCACGTGTCCCAGACGTGAACGTCCTCGGCGGGCGTCGATTCCGGCGGGTAGATGATGGGGGCGACCGTCTCGGGAGTGCGCTCGATCCCGGCGGCCTGCTCGCGACTCCACTGTGAACGCGGCGGATCACCGCCGACGTCCGGGTCCCTGTTGGACGGTCGATTGGGCATCGTGAAAAAGTGAACTCACCTCGAAATAACTCTTTTTACTCGGGGCCCCAGCGACGGTCCTGCACTCGGCGGAGAGACGACTTGCCCGACCGAACCGGTCGGTTGGTCGAATTGTATCAAATATTAACTCAGATCTAAGTAAAAATCTCAAAAGATTCAAGTAGCTGTGGCGCGTTGGTACAACTACGATGAGTATGAATACAGTACTGCTGGCCTTCAGCAGAAACGACGAACAGCGAATCGACGAACTCTTCGACACGGCGACCTCGATCGTCGATCCCGACGGCACGATCGTCCTGCTCCACGTCTTCGACCGAGAGCAGTACGACACGATCTCGACGAAACTGAACATCGACGACGACTCGGAGGTCACCCCCGACGACATCGCGCGCCGGTCGCGGATCGGCCGCGAGATTACGACCCGGCTCGACGACGCGGGGGTCGACTACGTCGTCCGCGGTGCGCTCGGCGAGACCAGCGACGCCATCCTCCGACAGAGCGAGTCTGACGACGCCGACCTCGTCGTCGTCGGCGGCCGCAGCCGCTCGGCGACGGGCAAAGCCCTGTTCGGATCGACGGCGCAGAAGGTGCTGGTCGAGGCCGACTGCCCGGTGACGTTCGTCAAGGAACAGTCCGAAGAGAAGAAGAAGGCCGCCGCGCCCGCGTAATCCCGGACGCGACGTCCCGGAAGCCGTTCGACGGGGGCTCTACTCTCTACTTCTCGAACAGCCCCGAAACGTCCGACTCTCTGCTTCGACGCCGTTCGACGTGTCCCCGCAGCCGCTCGTAGACGATCGACCGCTGGTCGCGGTCGGCGGCGAACGCGAACAGCATCCCGACGAAGCCGCGGGAGCGCCGCTGCGGGGTTCCCCGAGGTGAACTGTCGTCTCCCAACTCCTCGCGAGCGTAGCGGACCGCGTCGTCGACGACCGCCGCGTCGAACGCGTCGTATTCGCTCGCCAGGAGCGTCACCGCGGTCGCGACCGCCTCGAACGACAAGTCGGTCGGTTCGATAGCGTCGCCCGCATAGCGGAGCGCGGGCGGCCGACGGCGCTCCGCGAGTTCCGGGTCCGCAGCGAGGCGGCGCAGATACGCTCGGATCTCGTCGACGTTGACCGGGCACCCTTCGTCGACGGCCGCGAGATATCGCTCACCGCTCTCGGCCAGTCCGCGCTGGCCGCTCCAGTTTCGGCGACGGCCGTGGTGAACCGCCGCGGCGTACTGGATGAGGCCGTGGAGTAACCGTTCCTCTGACGTTCCCTCCGCCAAGGCGAGCCACGGCTCTTCCCAGGCCTCGTGGGCGACGTGGTAATCGCCCGCGTTGAACACCGCGATCCCGATTCGGAGCGCCTCCTGCACGCTCGGAAGTCGTCGTCGCGCGAGTAAATAGTCGACGCTCGCGGGCGAAACGAGTCGACACGCGGCGGACACACGTCCTCGGCGCGCTGACGACGAGGCAGCGTCGATGCGCGGAGGACGGGAAAGCGTCCTCGGCCCGCAGACGACGTGCGTCCTCCGTCGGTGACGAACTTATCCGACTGCGGCCCCTTCGAACACTCGCACGCACGATGATCAAACACCCCGCCTACCCACGCCGAGACCGATGACGCGGACGCACGTGACCTGCCTCGACTGCGGGACGGAGTTCGTCCGGCCGAACGGCTACGCCGGCAATTACTGCCTCTCGTGCCACGAGTCGTGGACGGCGGACGAAGACTCGCGCTCGTCGTCGACGGAGGAATCGAAGCCGCGGCGACTTCGAAGTGGGACGACGTCCTCCGTTCGGCCGGCCGACGACGACGCGTCAGACGCGC
This portion of the Halobellus litoreus genome encodes:
- a CDS encoding sensor histidine kinase, producing MSDSGLSAGTARKELYEVMRLDLPFEEKATRALSVGERFLGVDNGHVTRIDPESNYWQAVASTDPPDGSFPAGLVTDFDATYCRRAIESGGSLALSDAPEAGWGDDPAFEAHGLHCYHGTPLVVDGDLYGTVCFVSEAPRERPFSEVETTFAELLARMLERELERRQMTATIERYEEFASVLSHDLRNPLNVAQGRVDLERSERESENLAVVARSLDRIESIIASVLRVAREGRDIDATSVVSLSTLAERCWESIDVADATLVVDEEFTFRADAERVRGIFENLFRNAVEHGGDDVTIRVGPLDGGEGFYVEDDGPGIPESDRETVFDPGYTTGREGVGLGLSIVEGGVEAHGWRIEATDAETGGARFEIRDVIPA
- the arcS gene encoding archaeosine synthase subunit alpha, which encodes MTDYFEIHGRDGAARLGELRLSDPLTTPALVDDSIDDGGSLWTGERDVPKGYREILTVLPHRAFPAGTDERVQETFAVDYPDVDYPSAAVVTAETAADYGSDAYVLSDAQGFVGHAAAFREEIIAAREALPADTALYLSGVATPRNAATLVYAGVDLLDAKRARVRGLEGFYLTSEGEYFLEDLEELPCTCPACQGKRLDIDPDAADTNAARAAAFDREDCADHNEYALESELATIRRRIRDGRLRDYVEGQARHDQWLTAAFREFDQQYEYLEERTPVIRDTELTAATEDTLRRVEIQRFAERVTERYRNRFDNPLVLVPCSATKPYSESQSHAQFHDAIQYRGHQVSMTSPIGVVPMELELTYPAQHYDAVVTGRWSEDEKSFVARVLRRYLERNEYPRVIAHVPDEGYRDIVERVEADVDLDFEYTVEEHPTATESIANLMSALDGDLKYGKRKRQHNTIRALADYQFGPDAGDDLFADVELRTTSRYPKLQVRDGGSEGDDGGPGEQLATMVPQYGVLSFTLAGARVWAESDAPTKRVEIDEFVPHGSVLAPGVVDADADIRVGDEVVVEGPKAFAVGRAQMFGSEMVESTRGEAVQVRHVEEL
- a CDS encoding glycoside hydrolase family 13 protein, with protein sequence MTERTWWKEAVVYQIYPKSFSDADGDGFGDLPGVIDRLDHLERLGVDCVWLNPVYQSPQRDNGYDVSDYRAIYPEFGTMDDWDRLLEELHARDIRLVMDMVPNHTSSDHEWFQRSRSEPDGEYGDYYIWRDGDPDEPPNNWESFFGGSAWEYDAEREAWYLHLYDVSQPDLNWRNPDVRDAMADTMNWWLEKGIDGFRLDVVNLLSKAEGLPDGDPSNDWTGSEHFVNGPRIFEYLDEIHENVFAGTDAVAIGEMPNLDLEHARRYTAPDGPLDLVFHFEHVGLDFGERGRWDVGDWDLLDLKETLDRWQGGLDWNSLFFENHDQPRSVSRFGDDERYRYESATALATILLTLRGTPFVYQGQEIGMTNGTFESLDDISDVDTVRNVRELIAAGAVADYESIRHVVEHRTRDNARTPMQWDDTAHAGFTDGEPWIPVNENYADINVASERERTPSVLSFYEALIDLRREREALVYGSYDIHRPDDEQLFVYTRTLDDDQVVVVINFSDSAATADLDALDAEASLLCGNYDDVAAEPNGPLELGPYEARLYGQSA
- a CDS encoding glycoside hydrolase family 32 protein, which gives rise to MVATPVRVGFVVDGGPSDRQEAARAWASARYRLDVIGTDDLAPSMPYDVIWWHTDEELLDIDATVARALEEYVRGGGGLLLGLRAVSAVEPLGIDSVAPDAVGTRSVSAPTGLLWRSVYDDHPAVEGFDGLRIPIADHGTVPFARYESVLPAEGEVLASTVEGEHDRPVQTSVVSWHHGDGAVLGASTLAFRADPAPEYAANRDRVAEGFVESLAAGPDPRFDRPTDRAGFERLRARLRDDPHRPRYHVTSPANWINDPNGLIEHEGQYHVFYQYNPAGPYHHAIHWGHAVSDDLVHWRDEPLALAPSPDGPDRDGCWSGCAIDDGGAPTLLYTGGRGRRQLPCLATATDGSLRSWIKDTENPIIEEAPTDIDVLETEHWEAEFRDHCVWREDGLWHQIIGSGVTGVGGTALHYTAENLRDWTYEGPLLVGEGPDAGAVWECPELLRLGEKELLHVSNYETVLYFVGERRDGGFEVESRGVLDHGDFYAPQSMRVDDGYLTWGWLPEARDDETQWDAGWSGALSVPRRIEIDESGELRQRPAAELTALRGTQYVDGTSRSLRDERQELPASGRALELTATISLRDADAVTLSVFESPDRRERTEIRYTAANELIVDRSNASEDPRVQSDEQRLEVTPYDEPLSLRLFLDGSVIEAFVNDRHCLTSRVYPTRDDSTGVAVEAAGGRAEITDLSVWELEDAWSASEDRAPRSTAPTR
- a CDS encoding pyridoxamine 5'-phosphate oxidase family protein; translation: MHVTGPWSVEEVGAFLDAARVPVRLGCHTPSGHLWMLSLWFAWVDADERDGAVGVAAPVDEAATAGEDAAATPELRCATSADAAVVEYLRNDPEVAFEVSTNDAPYKGVRGRGTASIEPDTDKRLLRSLFERYLGGTDNDLGAFLLDPDREEVRIRIRPERLHSWDFTERMADVSIVDSEQ
- a CDS encoding DUF21 domain-containing protein; this encodes MVLLSVGVAVGVVTVLVGVSAFFSSSETAIFTLPESWFESSSSSDDARFATLRGLRDDPHRLLVTLLVGNNVVNVAIASITTLVFTEHLPAGVAVSASTVVASAVVLIFGEIVPKSYGLGHAESWALSVARPIQVVGRVLLPLVVLFDWITRQLNDAIGGEPRIEKTHVDE